One window from the genome of Anticarsia gemmatalis isolate Benzon Research Colony breed Stoneville strain chromosome 8, ilAntGemm2 primary, whole genome shotgun sequence encodes:
- the LOC142974719 gene encoding uncharacterized protein LOC142974719, whose translation MKSIVLVCVVACLANHVGETDGYFVGAGLNVRFGQLLFSDSKYQVLREEMVKTNTRNLVYHCRADKSDCDAALAKMRYKASKHFYALSKAIVDYVKNKRQARPTGYVGTATFCQDNICVPDTDPPIVFGGCYTLISCGGNQTWHLDPIVYKKKKARFY comes from the exons ATGAAGAGCATCGTGTTGGTTTGCGTGGTGGCGTGCCTGGCCAACCATGTTGGAGAGACGGACGGGTACTTTGTTGGAGCTGGTT TGAACGTCCGCTTCGGCCAGCTCCTCTTCTCCGACAGCAAATACCAGGTCCTCAGAGAAGAGATGGTGAAGACCAACACCAGAAACCTGGTGTACCACTGCCGGGCAGACAAGAGTGACTGTGATGCTGCCCTGGCGAAGATGAGGTATAAGGCCAGTAAGCACTTCTATGCGCTGTCGAAAGCTATCGTCGATTACGTGAAGAATAAACGACAAGCGAGACCTACTGGATATGTAG GAACTGCTACCTTCTGCCAGGACAACATCTGCGTGCCGGACACAGACCCGCCCATTGTCTTCGGAGGCTGTTACACGCTCATCTCGTGCGGAGGAAACCAGACCTGGCACCTGGACCCCATCGTGTACAAGAAGAAGAAGGCCAGATTCTATTAA
- the LOC142974873 gene encoding uncharacterized protein LOC142974873, translated as MDYLCIVLLLQVYYASCSIRTSLIVNKLTKVKPVGENVGSRFMPLTELPALNVPAASGRRHLPEDCTQKIPGQEVIEGGNVDIIGDYYDDHIAKTVATVIFPDHIDHNHFDVTTQVPYFTVGTIEAIGYHPSTIKSEHPSECEKIYQDHIDDQYSEESNDYSEESLEMARMPLFLKEYDVPDKPLTMEIYDDDRK; from the exons ATGGATTACTTGTGTATCGTGTTATTGTTACAAGTTTATTACGCTTCTTGCAGTATTAGGACCAGTTTAATAGTGAACAA GTTAACAAAAGTAAAGCCAGTTGGAGAGAATGTAGGCAGCCGCTTTATGCCGCTGACTGAGTTGCCAGCTCTCAACGTGCCGGCGGCTTCAGGGCGACGGCATCTGCCCGAGGACTGCACCCAGAAGATTCCTGGCCAGGAGGTCATTGAGGGCGGCAATGTCGACATCATTGGAGACTATTATGATGACCATATAGCCAAGACTGTCGCTACTGTCATCTTCCCCGACCATATTGATC aCAATCACTTCGACGTGACCACGCAGGTCCCATACTTCACAGTAGGAACCATAGAGGCTATCGGCTATCACCCGAGCACCATAAAGAGTGAACATCCGAGCGAGTGCGAGAAAATCTACCAAGACCATATAGACGATCAGTACTCAGAAGAATCCAATGATTACTCAGAAGAATCATTGGAAATGGCGCGAATGCCACTCTTCTTGAAAGAATACGACGTGCCCGATAAACCGCTCACGATGGAAATCTATGACGACGATCGAAAATAA